Proteins encoded together in one Candidatus Sulfotelmatobacter sp. window:
- a CDS encoding segregation/condensation protein A, translating into MPGIVAVASAVAPSKIAAKREESDSPFAVAVTDVYEGPLDLLLDLIRKQDIDIYDIPIAKITAQYLAYVEKIRELDVNVAAEFIYMAAVLIHIKSKMLLPRDPAATPEEQEDPRSELVNRLLEHEKFKSAAQMLLQKQQIEDAVLSNPSLKEFMDAEGTEPEIEADVIDLVKTFQQVLERVRTRPVLNVDEETVTVGQMIDYLRRRLSLEDQPIRLKQLLMRVPSRQALVCMFLALLEMVRLQAIQVRQEKLFGEIAVRKHTHFDEIMKEQSAVRDDWR; encoded by the coding sequence TTGCCTGGAATCGTCGCGGTCGCGTCCGCGGTTGCGCCATCCAAGATCGCGGCCAAGAGGGAAGAGAGCGATTCTCCTTTTGCCGTTGCCGTCACCGATGTTTACGAGGGACCGCTCGACCTGCTGCTCGACCTGATTCGTAAGCAGGACATCGACATCTACGACATTCCGATCGCGAAGATTACGGCGCAGTATCTGGCATACGTGGAGAAAATTCGCGAACTCGATGTGAACGTAGCGGCCGAATTTATATACATGGCGGCGGTGCTGATTCACATCAAGTCGAAGATGCTGCTGCCGCGCGATCCGGCTGCGACGCCGGAGGAGCAGGAAGATCCGCGGAGTGAATTAGTCAACCGACTGCTGGAGCATGAAAAATTCAAGTCGGCGGCGCAGATGCTCTTGCAAAAACAGCAGATCGAAGACGCGGTGCTGTCGAATCCTTCGCTGAAGGAATTCATGGATGCGGAAGGTACCGAGCCAGAAATTGAGGCGGACGTCATCGACCTGGTCAAGACGTTTCAACAGGTGCTGGAGCGGGTGCGCACGCGTCCCGTGCTGAATGTCGACGAGGAAACTGTCACGGTCGGGCAGATGATTGACTATCTGCGGCGGCGGCTTTCGCTGGAAGATCAGCCGATTCGGTTGAAGCAGTTGCTGATGCGGGTTCCATCGCGGCAGGCGCTGGTGTGCATGTTCCTGGCGCTGCTTGAGATGGTGCGGTTGCAGGCGATCCAGGTGCGGCAGGAAAAATTGTTCGGCGAAATCGCGGTGCGCAAGCACACGCACTTCGACGAGATCATGAAAGAGCAGTCGGCGGTGCGAGACGACTGGCGATAA
- a CDS encoding pseudouridine synthase, whose protein sequence is MPLERLQKIIAAAGVASRRTAEKLISAGQVQVNGTVVTELGTKADPETDHVRVNGKLLHGAQRHTYLLLNKPKGYVTTMSDPEKRPTVMDLIRGVKGRVYPIGRLDYASEGLLLLTNDGELAHTLMKAASHVAKTYVVKVAGTPKAEAIEKLRAGVSIATDDGKRVKTGPALVRVVKEAANPWYEITLVEGRNRQIRRMFETVGHHVEKIKRVRYGPLTLDVPPGKFRSLTLREIEKLKSASNTKPIIK, encoded by the coding sequence ATGCCGCTGGAGCGCCTGCAAAAAATTATCGCTGCTGCCGGAGTCGCGTCGCGGCGCACGGCCGAGAAGTTAATCTCGGCGGGGCAGGTGCAGGTGAACGGGACGGTGGTCACCGAACTGGGCACGAAAGCCGATCCGGAAACCGATCACGTGCGCGTAAACGGAAAGCTGCTTCACGGGGCCCAGCGCCACACGTATCTTCTGCTGAACAAACCCAAGGGATACGTGACCACGATGAGCGATCCGGAAAAGCGGCCCACCGTGATGGATTTGATTCGTGGTGTGAAGGGGCGCGTCTATCCGATCGGTCGTCTCGACTACGCGAGCGAAGGCTTGCTCCTTCTGACCAACGACGGTGAACTCGCGCACACCCTGATGAAAGCGGCTTCGCATGTGGCCAAGACTTACGTCGTGAAAGTCGCAGGCACGCCGAAGGCGGAGGCGATCGAGAAGTTGCGAGCCGGAGTATCGATCGCAACCGATGACGGAAAACGCGTGAAGACGGGACCGGCTTTAGTGCGCGTGGTGAAAGAGGCGGCGAACCCGTGGTATGAGATCACGCTGGTCGAGGGTCGGAACCGCCAGATTCGGCGCATGTTTGAGACGGTTGGGCATCACGTCGAAAAGATCAAACGCGTTCGCTACGGACCGCTCACGCTCGATGTTCCTCCCGGCAAGTTTCGTTCGCTCACGCTGAGAGAGATCGAGAAATTAAAGTCCGCCAGCAATACGAAGCCAATAATCAAGTAA
- a CDS encoding tetratricopeptide repeat protein — MTPRQLANWERNGLITSAEAYSFSDLLEIKKVRDLCAMSVRPAVIRQSLDAMRKQAAGVEKPLLEAGASSTSKHRVAFRHQGRLLEPIAGQFLMDFSEREKVVTSTPVPRSEPTPRESEVAAWFARGIALEENLNTQPEAIAAYHQVLEIQPAHAAAHINLGTLYYNRQEFALAERHYRRAIEADARYALAYFDLGNVLDETGRVQEAIQTYKTALQLAPTYADAHYNLALAYEKVREPRKALKHWQAYVKLDTSGPWSVHARSQIKRILQADALKLIHSRPR; from the coding sequence GTGACCCCGCGCCAGTTGGCCAACTGGGAGCGGAATGGCCTGATAACGTCCGCGGAAGCTTATTCTTTTTCCGATCTCCTGGAAATTAAAAAGGTGCGCGACCTGTGCGCCATGAGCGTGCGCCCGGCGGTGATTCGCCAGTCGCTGGATGCCATGCGCAAGCAGGCTGCGGGGGTGGAGAAGCCGCTGCTCGAAGCGGGAGCATCGTCGACGAGTAAGCATCGCGTGGCCTTCCGCCACCAAGGCAGATTGCTGGAGCCAATCGCAGGCCAGTTCCTGATGGACTTTTCCGAGCGCGAGAAGGTCGTGACCAGCACGCCGGTGCCGCGGTCTGAGCCCACTCCGCGCGAGAGCGAAGTAGCCGCGTGGTTTGCGCGGGGCATTGCCCTCGAAGAGAATCTCAATACGCAGCCTGAGGCCATTGCCGCATACCATCAGGTGCTCGAAATTCAACCGGCGCATGCGGCCGCGCATATCAACCTGGGCACGCTGTACTACAATCGCCAGGAATTCGCGCTTGCCGAACGCCACTACCGTCGGGCTATCGAAGCCGATGCGCGCTACGCCCTGGCTTACTTCGACCTCGGAAACGTGCTCGACGAAACTGGCCGCGTGCAGGAAGCGATCCAGACTTATAAGACTGCTCTGCAACTTGCTCCTACTTATGCCGACGCGCACTACAATCTGGCGCTGGCCTATGAGAAGGTTCGCGAGCCACGCAAGGCGCTCAAGCACTGGCAGGCCTACGTCAAGCTCGATACTTCAGGGCCCTGGTCAGTGCACGCGCGCAGCCAGATCAAGCGCATCCTGCAAGCGGATGCACTGAAGCTGATTCATTCCCGTCCCCGCTAA
- a CDS encoding energy transducer TonB, whose translation MRTRYVSILFLLLSTGFGTAIAQNAQLSAELRRIVRKVNPSYPDIAKRMNLAGTVKVLAIVAADGTVKSVQPMGGSPVLIQAAQDAVYKWKFAPANSETKEPLELRFDPQ comes from the coding sequence ATGCGGACGCGGTACGTTTCGATACTATTTCTCCTCCTTTCTACTGGTTTTGGAACAGCCATCGCCCAGAACGCACAACTTTCAGCGGAACTGCGGCGGATAGTACGGAAAGTAAACCCCTCCTATCCTGATATTGCGAAGAGAATGAACCTCGCGGGAACCGTAAAAGTGTTGGCCATCGTGGCGGCGGATGGAACTGTAAAGTCGGTCCAACCCATGGGCGGCAGCCCGGTTCTCATTCAGGCAGCACAAGATGCGGTCTACAAATGGAAATTTGCCCCCGCCAACTCTGAAACCAAAGAACCCCTCGAACTTCGTTTCGACCCGCAGTAG
- a CDS encoding acyl-CoA dehydrogenase produces MPETTLQASVPPPLTTLTEDEILFRDNIRQFADEKIRPLVKEMDEKGVFEKDLIHDFFQLGLMGIEIPEQFGGGGAKFFEAILAVEELSRVDASSGVIVDVQNTLVNNALLRWGNEEQKKRFLPKMATETVGAYALSEAGSGSDAFALQTRAVLQGAEYVLNGRKLWITNGKEAGLFVLFASIDPAAGYKGITAFLIEKDFPGFTVGKKEDKLGIRASSTCELILEDCRVPKQNVLGEPGKGYKIAIETLNEGRIGIGAQMIGLARGAWEFACKYAVERKQFGKSISEFQGIQFQIAQMATEIEAARLMVYNCARMKDAGVNFVKEAAMTKLFASQVAERVTSLAIEIYGGYGFTKDYPVEKYWRDAKIGKIYEGTSNMQLATIAKLVLGK; encoded by the coding sequence ATGCCCGAGACCACACTGCAAGCCTCTGTTCCCCCTCCGCTAACCACTCTCACCGAAGATGAAATTCTCTTCCGCGACAACATCCGCCAGTTCGCCGACGAGAAGATTCGTCCTCTGGTGAAGGAGATGGATGAGAAGGGCGTCTTCGAGAAGGATCTCATCCACGATTTTTTCCAGCTAGGCCTGATGGGCATCGAAATTCCCGAACAATTCGGCGGAGGCGGCGCTAAGTTTTTCGAGGCGATCCTTGCCGTGGAAGAACTTTCACGCGTGGATGCTTCCTCCGGCGTCATCGTCGACGTGCAGAACACTCTGGTGAACAACGCGCTGCTGCGCTGGGGCAACGAAGAACAGAAGAAGCGGTTTCTGCCGAAAATGGCTACAGAAACCGTAGGCGCCTATGCTTTGAGCGAAGCAGGCTCCGGCTCCGACGCTTTCGCCTTACAGACCCGGGCTGTGCTCCAAGGCGCCGAGTATGTGCTGAACGGCCGTAAGCTCTGGATCACCAACGGCAAAGAAGCCGGGTTATTCGTCCTGTTCGCCAGCATCGATCCCGCCGCAGGATATAAAGGCATCACGGCATTTCTGATCGAGAAAGATTTCCCCGGGTTCACTGTAGGAAAAAAGGAGGACAAGCTCGGCATCCGCGCGTCATCTACCTGCGAACTGATTCTGGAAGACTGCCGCGTACCCAAACAAAACGTGCTCGGCGAGCCCGGCAAAGGTTACAAGATCGCGATTGAAACGCTGAACGAAGGCCGCATCGGCATTGGAGCGCAGATGATCGGGTTGGCCCGCGGGGCCTGGGAATTCGCCTGCAAGTATGCCGTGGAGCGCAAGCAGTTCGGCAAATCGATCTCTGAATTTCAGGGCATCCAGTTTCAGATTGCCCAAATGGCCACCGAGATCGAGGCCGCGCGTCTCATGGTTTACAACTGCGCCCGCATGAAAGACGCCGGAGTCAATTTCGTAAAAGAGGCAGCCATGACCAAGTTGTTCGCCTCACAAGTTGCCGAGCGCGTGACTTCGCTGGCTATCGAAATTTACGGCGGCTACGGATTTACCAAAGACTATCCCGTCGAAAAATACTGGCGCGACGCCAAGATCGGCAAGATTTACGAAGGAACGTCGAACATGCAACTGGCCACCATCGCCAAACTGGTGCTGGGCAAATAA
- a CDS encoding ROK family protein, protein MPDFSIGVDLGGTNLRIAAVSTEGHLLEKITLGVKVALGRDHVIGEMCDAILRLIAQYHDSGRFVGAGIGVPGIIDMETGMMRMSANLPGWSDYPVRDEIERRLGARVFLDNDAKMAALGEKWMGAGRDVDNMAMITLGTGIGGAIILNGKIFYGMNGMAGEFGHVTVEPNGEPCGCGNHGCAERYASATAVVRMAREAIDSGQAPALAQAASSDPEFNARSIYSLAIQGNEDAQRIFHRFGEVLGIVLAGLINVLNLDMFVIGGGVVDAWDAFAPKMFAELRDRSLVYAATAPEDLTGKKQGASAQIAAYTRKKTIITRALLGSDAGLYGAARVPAS, encoded by the coding sequence ATGCCCGACTTTTCCATTGGAGTCGATCTAGGCGGCACCAACCTCCGCATCGCCGCCGTCAGCACCGAGGGCCATCTGCTCGAAAAGATTACTCTCGGCGTCAAAGTCGCCCTCGGACGCGACCACGTCATTGGAGAAATGTGCGATGCGATTCTCCGTCTTATTGCGCAATATCATGACAGTGGCCGGTTCGTGGGCGCGGGCATTGGCGTCCCCGGAATCATCGACATGGAAACCGGAATGATGCGCATGTCGGCGAATCTTCCCGGCTGGTCCGACTATCCTGTGCGCGATGAAATCGAACGCCGCCTGGGCGCGCGCGTCTTCCTCGACAACGATGCCAAGATGGCGGCCCTCGGTGAAAAATGGATGGGAGCGGGGCGCGACGTCGACAACATGGCGATGATCACCTTGGGGACCGGTATCGGTGGAGCCATCATTCTGAACGGTAAAATTTTCTACGGCATGAATGGCATGGCCGGCGAATTCGGACACGTTACCGTCGAACCGAACGGCGAGCCCTGCGGCTGCGGCAATCACGGCTGCGCCGAACGCTACGCTTCCGCAACCGCGGTCGTGCGCATGGCGCGCGAGGCCATCGACTCCGGCCAGGCGCCCGCCCTCGCGCAGGCCGCCAGTTCCGACCCGGAGTTCAACGCGCGGTCCATCTATAGTCTCGCAATCCAGGGCAACGAAGATGCACAGCGCATCTTCCACCGTTTTGGAGAAGTATTAGGAATAGTTCTGGCAGGTCTCATCAACGTCTTGAATCTCGATATGTTTGTGATTGGGGGCGGCGTGGTCGATGCATGGGACGCATTCGCGCCAAAGATGTTTGCCGAGCTGCGCGACCGCTCGTTGGTTTACGCCGCCACCGCTCCCGAAGATCTAACAGGAAAAAAGCAAGGCGCGTCAGCGCAGATTGCCGCCTACACCCGGAAGAAAACGATCATCACCCGTGCCCTGCTAGGCAGCGACGCCGGCTTGTACGGCGCCGCCAGAGTTCCCGCGTCGTGA
- a CDS encoding D-aminoacylase — MTNAISGKLQLSLSAFIFLFAAFPLPAQSPAFDLVIVNGHIIDGTGSPWYSGDVGIRDGKIAVIGNLSGASRKRTIDAAGKVVAPGFIDMLGQSELSILVDPRLPSKIYQGITSEITGEGNSIAPLNDAIIHSDRESYEHYKITPNWRTFRQYFARLEKQGMGINLASYVGATQVRRMVLGDDDKQPTPAQLDEMRSLVRDAMKDGAVGVSTALEYAPAPYAKTEELIALATEGGKFGGIYSTHMRDESNAIIPAIDEALRIGREAHVPVEIWHLKVAGKKNWGRMPEVVAKINSARAAGADVSADTYAYTAWDNDFSAFIPPWAHDGGTAKMVERLKDPATRQRIRQDMLTPSDAWDNEWEEIPGPEAILITDVGNAQLLSLQGKRLSEIAKVWNKDPIDALFDFLIQDPSSSVAVFGMSQADVTLALQQPWVAIDNDNGGTSPEGILGQAHPHPRAYGTFPRILAKYVREEKALTLEDAIRKFSALPAQRMRLTDRGVLKAGMWADVVIFDPATVRDRATYDNPNQLSEGMEYVLVNGVPVIDQGKMSGALPGKVLRGLGYGP, encoded by the coding sequence TTGACCAACGCGATTTCAGGGAAACTGCAACTCTCATTGTCAGCATTCATTTTTCTATTCGCCGCTTTCCCGCTGCCCGCGCAATCCCCCGCCTTCGACCTCGTCATCGTCAACGGCCACATCATCGACGGCACCGGCTCGCCGTGGTACTCGGGAGACGTCGGCATCCGAGACGGCAAAATCGCCGTCATCGGCAATCTTTCCGGGGCGTCGCGCAAGCGCACGATCGATGCCGCCGGCAAGGTCGTCGCGCCCGGTTTCATCGATATGCTCGGTCAGTCCGAACTCTCGATCCTGGTCGACCCGCGCCTACCCTCGAAGATCTATCAGGGCATTACTTCGGAAATTACCGGCGAAGGCAATTCCATCGCTCCCCTCAACGACGCGATCATTCACTCCGACCGCGAAAGCTACGAGCACTACAAGATCACACCCAACTGGCGCACGTTCCGCCAATATTTCGCGCGCCTCGAAAAGCAGGGCATGGGTATCAACCTCGCAAGTTATGTCGGCGCAACGCAAGTGCGTCGCATGGTGCTCGGCGATGACGACAAACAGCCCACCCCGGCGCAACTCGATGAGATGCGGTCACTGGTGCGCGACGCCATGAAAGACGGCGCCGTCGGCGTCTCCACTGCGCTTGAATACGCCCCCGCGCCCTACGCCAAAACTGAGGAACTGATCGCGCTTGCCACCGAAGGGGGAAAGTTCGGCGGCATCTACTCCACGCACATGCGCGACGAGAGCAACGCAATCATTCCCGCGATCGACGAAGCCCTGCGAATCGGCCGCGAAGCGCACGTTCCCGTGGAGATCTGGCACCTCAAAGTCGCGGGCAAGAAAAACTGGGGACGCATGCCGGAAGTTGTGGCGAAAATAAATTCAGCACGCGCGGCTGGCGCCGATGTCTCCGCCGACACCTACGCCTATACCGCTTGGGACAACGATTTTTCTGCTTTCATCCCGCCCTGGGCGCACGATGGCGGAACCGCGAAAATGGTGGAGCGCCTGAAAGATCCCGCCACACGCCAACGCATTCGCCAGGACATGCTCACTCCCTCCGACGCCTGGGACAACGAATGGGAAGAGATTCCCGGACCGGAGGCAATTCTGATCACCGACGTGGGAAATGCGCAACTGCTTTCGCTCCAAGGCAAGCGCCTGTCGGAGATTGCAAAGGTGTGGAATAAAGATCCGATCGACGCGCTCTTCGATTTTCTGATCCAGGATCCCTCGAGCAGCGTCGCTGTCTTCGGCATGTCGCAGGCCGATGTGACTCTCGCCCTGCAACAACCCTGGGTCGCCATCGACAATGACAACGGAGGCACCTCGCCCGAAGGCATCCTCGGCCAAGCCCATCCGCATCCGCGCGCGTACGGAACATTTCCGCGAATCCTGGCCAAATATGTTCGAGAAGAGAAAGCCCTGACCCTGGAAGACGCCATCCGCAAATTTTCCGCGCTGCCTGCACAGCGCATGCGCCTGACCGACCGCGGAGTGCTCAAAGCTGGTATGTGGGCCGATGTGGTGATCTTCGATCCCGCAACGGTTCGCGATCGCGCAACCTACGACAATCCCAATCAACTTTCCGAGGGGATGGAATATGTTCTGGTCAACGGCGTGCCCGTGATTGATCAAGGCAAGATGAGCGGAGCCCTTCCCGGCAAAGTGCTGCGCGGCCTGGGATATGGGCCTTAA
- the trpS gene encoding tryptophan--tRNA ligase encodes MTPSSANRSQSRQRVLSGMRSTGKLHLGNYVGALQNWVRMQDEYDCFFMVADWHALTTDYADTSKVKENSLEVTLDWLAAGLDPEKSVIFIQSHVPAHAELHLLFSMITPLGWLERVPTYKEQRENIKDKDLGTYGFLGYPVLQSADILVYKADCVPVGEDQVAHVELTREIARRFNGFYGKSRDVFPEPKALLTPAAKLPGTDGRKMSKSYGNAIMLTDPEPVVRQKLKTMVTDPARVRRSDPGNPDVCPVGDLHKIFSNQETMARVNDGCRSAGIGCIECKSWAADALVTLLNPMQERRRKFEENPRLAWDILEAGTERARKAAGETMDDVRAAMGMSLEYEGLNVGKNP; translated from the coding sequence ATGACTCCATCTTCAGCAAATCGCTCACAATCTCGTCAGCGCGTGCTCAGCGGGATGCGCTCGACCGGGAAGCTACACCTTGGCAATTACGTGGGTGCGCTGCAGAACTGGGTTCGCATGCAGGACGAGTACGACTGTTTTTTCATGGTGGCCGACTGGCATGCGCTCACCACCGATTACGCCGACACTTCGAAGGTGAAGGAAAATTCTCTCGAGGTCACGCTGGATTGGCTCGCGGCGGGGCTTGATCCCGAAAAGTCGGTCATCTTTATTCAGTCGCATGTGCCGGCGCATGCCGAGTTGCACTTGCTGTTTTCCATGATCACGCCGCTGGGCTGGCTGGAGCGCGTGCCGACATATAAAGAACAGCGCGAAAATATCAAGGACAAAGATCTGGGGACCTACGGATTTCTGGGATATCCCGTACTGCAATCGGCGGACATTCTGGTGTATAAGGCCGACTGTGTTCCGGTGGGCGAGGATCAGGTTGCGCATGTGGAGCTGACGCGGGAAATTGCGCGGAGGTTCAATGGGTTCTACGGCAAGTCTAGGGACGTTTTTCCCGAGCCCAAGGCGCTGCTGACCCCAGCCGCGAAGTTGCCGGGGACGGATGGGCGCAAGATGTCGAAGTCATACGGCAATGCAATTATGCTGACCGATCCGGAGCCGGTGGTGCGGCAGAAGTTGAAGACAATGGTGACCGACCCGGCGCGAGTGCGGCGGTCGGATCCGGGGAATCCAGATGTGTGTCCGGTGGGCGATCTGCATAAGATTTTCAGCAACCAAGAAACGATGGCAAGAGTAAATGACGGCTGCCGGTCGGCGGGAATTGGATGCATCGAGTGCAAAAGCTGGGCCGCCGACGCGCTGGTGACGCTTCTGAATCCGATGCAGGAGCGGCGCAGGAAATTTGAGGAGAATCCGCGGCTGGCATGGGATATTCTGGAGGCAGGCACGGAGCGGGCGCGCAAGGCGGCGGGCGAGACGATGGACGATGTGCGCGCGGCGATGGGGATGTCGCTGGAGTATGAAGGGCTGAACGTGGGGAAGAATCCGTAG
- the mutM gene encoding bifunctional DNA-formamidopyrimidine glycosylase/DNA-(apurinic or apyrimidinic site) lyase produces the protein MPELPEVETIARGLAKRVTGDSVESVWLGQKTEPLKSPAPVIAATLERSRITAIRRMGKHIVFDLERDGVERALSSAKSQKSWQKPRGTPASSTLEAGGGAIRTQAQWIVHLGMTGSLRVCEPEAEVAKHTHAILKLSSGRELRFVDPRRFGRLSVAPAGDFDATGIEPLEADLDRFLRLFRGRKTPIKSALLNQSLLRGVGNIYADESLFRAGLRPRRRVSTITREQMAKLLLAVKEVLNEAIALGGSSISDYVDPDGEEGFFQLRHRVYAREGEPCLICKARIKRVVIAGRSSHYCPQCQK, from the coding sequence ATGCCTGAACTACCTGAAGTCGAAACCATTGCTCGCGGTCTGGCCAAGCGCGTGACAGGAGATAGTGTCGAATCGGTATGGCTCGGTCAGAAGACAGAGCCGCTGAAATCCCCTGCGCCGGTAATCGCCGCGACCTTGGAGCGCAGCCGCATCACCGCAATCCGCCGCATGGGTAAGCACATCGTGTTCGATCTGGAACGAGATGGTGTGGAGCGGGCGCTTTCGTCCGCTAAAAGCCAGAAATCGTGGCAAAAACCGAGAGGGACGCCAGCATCGTCAACCTTAGAAGCGGGTGGGGGCGCTATCCGCACTCAAGCCCAATGGATCGTGCATCTCGGCATGACGGGCAGCCTGCGCGTTTGTGAGCCCGAAGCGGAAGTGGCGAAGCACACCCACGCCATTCTCAAATTATCTTCTGGAAGGGAACTGCGGTTTGTAGATCCGCGTCGTTTCGGTCGCCTGAGCGTGGCCCCGGCTGGAGATTTCGACGCCACCGGCATCGAACCGCTTGAGGCCGATCTGGACCGCTTCCTCAGGTTGTTCCGGGGCCGCAAGACTCCCATCAAGAGCGCCTTGCTCAACCAGAGTCTTCTGCGCGGGGTCGGCAACATTTATGCCGACGAATCTTTATTCCGCGCCGGTCTTCGTCCCCGCCGCCGCGTGTCGACGATCACGCGTGAGCAAATGGCGAAACTTTTGCTCGCGGTGAAAGAAGTGCTTAACGAAGCAATCGCTCTGGGCGGCTCGTCGATCTCCGACTACGTCGACCCCGACGGCGAAGAAGGATTCTTCCAGCTCCGGCATCGCGTCTACGCCCGCGAGGGCGAGCCGTGCCTCATCTGCAAGGCCCGGATCAAGCGAGTCGTTATCGCCGGACGCAGCAGCCACTACTGCCCGCAATGCCAGAAATAA
- the hisC gene encoding histidinol-phosphate transaminase yields the protein MDGFHSTPRAKRSAAELQPRLIKLDSNENPFGPSPRAIEAMQSALVSAHAYPDDDCTELRRKLAGHHDVSIEQVLVTAGSTALLGLLCQTMLAPGRNAVTSERSFIVYAMAVHATGAQLIETPMREDRFDLDAILGAINEDTRIVFLANPNNPTGTMVDADAVDKFIAEVPGHVVVVLDEAYFEFATHFAARRKVQYSRSLNYLRQGASVIVLRTFSKAHGLAGLRVGYGLGPAELLAYCARMRDTFSVSSVAQAAAVAALDDLNHIDRVVSNNASQAQILGVGMSELGFRVVPTSANFLYCDLGEEAAGFVGRLRDEGVSVRPLGAWSAPNCIRVSIGTPEQNEMFLRAARKIRGVG from the coding sequence ATGGATGGATTCCATTCAACGCCGCGAGCCAAGCGATCTGCCGCTGAACTTCAGCCGCGCCTTATCAAACTTGATTCCAACGAAAACCCCTTTGGTCCATCGCCGCGAGCGATAGAGGCGATGCAATCTGCTCTGGTGTCGGCGCACGCCTACCCGGACGATGATTGCACTGAGTTGCGCCGCAAACTAGCCGGGCATCACGACGTGTCGATCGAACAAGTGCTGGTGACGGCGGGTTCGACCGCATTGCTCGGCCTGCTCTGCCAGACGATGTTGGCGCCTGGACGGAATGCGGTGACGAGCGAACGATCATTCATCGTTTATGCGATGGCGGTGCACGCCACTGGAGCGCAGTTGATTGAAACTCCAATGCGCGAGGATAGGTTCGACCTCGACGCGATTCTGGGAGCGATCAACGAAGACACGCGCATCGTATTCCTGGCGAATCCAAACAATCCAACTGGGACCATGGTCGACGCCGATGCGGTCGACAAGTTTATTGCGGAAGTTCCTGGTCACGTCGTGGTGGTGCTCGACGAGGCGTACTTCGAATTTGCAACGCACTTCGCCGCGCGCCGCAAAGTGCAGTATTCCCGGTCGCTGAATTACCTGCGGCAGGGCGCGAGCGTAATTGTGCTGCGCACATTTTCGAAGGCGCACGGCCTCGCAGGCTTGCGCGTGGGATACGGACTGGGTCCGGCAGAGCTGCTGGCATATTGCGCGCGCATGCGCGACACATTCTCGGTCTCCTCGGTGGCGCAGGCCGCAGCCGTGGCGGCGCTCGACGATTTGAATCATATCGACCGGGTCGTCTCGAATAACGCGTCTCAGGCACAGATACTAGGCGTGGGAATGTCAGAGCTGGGATTTCGCGTAGTGCCGACCTCTGCGAATTTTCTTTATTGCGACTTGGGAGAAGAGGCTGCCGGCTTCGTAGGCCGGCTGAGAGATGAAGGGGTCAGCGTACGCCCGTTGGGAGCGTGGAGCGCTCCAAATTGCATCCGGGTTAGCATTGGAACGCCGGAACAGAATGAGATGTTTCTGCGGGCGGCGCGGAAGATCAGGGGCGTCGGGTAG
- the scpB gene encoding SMC-Scp complex subunit ScpB, translating into MPLKAQLEAIIYAAETPITLEQITQLVKETVIAQGAGDEAEIKSRVRSSLEELVGQFDSPDHGIEIRQVAGGYRMSTKPEQHEVVRAFAKSLKPPIRLSLPALETLAVIAYKQPVTVPEINDVRGVDSGGVIGTLLDRKLITTAGRKQVIGRPILYKTTKEFLMRFGLKDISELPSMEEFEKLVAESFHAELIPAEAELAESAVRGKNDQSSEAESSESVQEAENAG; encoded by the coding sequence ATGCCCTTAAAAGCTCAACTCGAAGCCATTATTTATGCGGCGGAGACGCCGATCACGCTGGAGCAGATCACCCAACTCGTGAAAGAGACTGTGATTGCACAGGGAGCGGGGGACGAGGCTGAAATTAAGTCGCGGGTGCGCTCCAGCCTCGAAGAGTTGGTCGGGCAATTTGACTCGCCCGATCACGGCATCGAGATTCGGCAGGTTGCGGGCGGCTATCGCATGTCGACCAAGCCGGAGCAGCATGAAGTGGTGCGGGCGTTCGCAAAGAGCCTGAAGCCGCCCATCCGGCTGTCGCTGCCGGCGCTGGAAACGCTCGCCGTGATTGCCTACAAGCAGCCGGTGACGGTGCCGGAGATTAACGATGTTCGCGGCGTCGACTCGGGTGGAGTGATTGGGACGCTGCTGGATCGCAAGCTGATTACGACGGCGGGGCGCAAGCAGGTGATCGGGCGCCCGATTCTTTATAAAACGACCAAAGAGTTTTTGATGCGTTTTGGATTGAAAGATATAAGCGAGTTGCCCAGCATGGAGGAGTTCGAGAAGTTGGTGGCGGAGTCGTTTCATGCGGAGTTGATTCCGGCGGAGGCTGAGTTGGCAGAATCTGCCGTGCGCGGAAAGAACGATCAGTCATCCGAGGCAGAGTCGTCGGAGAGCGTGCAGGAAGCCGAGAACGCGGGGTAG